The proteins below come from a single Xenopus tropicalis strain Nigerian chromosome 9, UCB_Xtro_10.0, whole genome shotgun sequence genomic window:
- the LOC116407834 gene encoding transmembrane protein 198 has product MTDTMQTLHFQLLPPEPGQDWPPPCEQEIERRYQVVPSVVCAMCCLFGIIYCFFGYRCFKAVMFLTGLMFGSVVIFMLCYKERVLDTQLSVEASVGIGLGIGILCGLVTMLVRSVGLFMVGLLLGLLLAIASLIVMEQFYHPRTVWVPVALLLGIGMLFAVLTLQWQRFFTTLSTAVFGSAIMTVTVDYFIELFLLVQYVYQRLKVAPPQAVCWYSWVILGIWPVLSLLGVLVQWKVTGEGYSHTEGKSWANLGAGYERADPTKDQLSISLLH; this is encoded by the exons ATGACGGACACTATGCAAACCCTACACTTCCAGCTGCTGCCCCCCGAGCCGGGTCAGGACTGGCCCCCCCCCTGCGAGCAGGAGATAGAGAGGAGGTACCAGGTGGTCCCGTCCGTGGTCTGCGCCATGTGCTGCCTCTTTGGGATCATTTACTGCTTTTTTG GTTACCGCTGCTTTAAGGCGGTGATGTTCCTGACGGGTCTCATGTTCGGTTCGGTGGTGATCTTCATGCTGTGCTACAAGGAGCGGGTACTGGACACCCAGCTGAGCGTGGAGGCCAGCGTTGGCATTGGCCTGGGCATTGGCATTCTGTGTGGCCTGGTGACTATGCTGGTGCGGAGCGTGGGGCTCTTCATGGTGGGGCTGCTGCTCGGGCTGCTGCTAGCCATAGCCTCCCTCATAGTCATGGAGCAGTTCTACCACCCGCGGACAGTCTGGGTGCCCGTGGCACTGTTGCTGGGCATTGGGATGCTCTTTGCCGTACTGACCTTGCAGTGGCAGCGGTTTTTCACCACCCTTTCCACGGCAGTGTTTGGCAGCGCCATAATGACAGTCACAGTCGATTACTTCATCGAGCTGTTCCTGCTGGTGCAGTACGTCTACCAGCGCTTGAAGGTGGCGCCCCCGCAGGCTGTCTGCTGGTACAGCTGGGTCATCCTGGGCATCTGGCCCGTACTCAGCCTGCTGGGGGTCCTCGTGCAGTGGAAAGTCACAGGAGAGGGCTACTCTCATACAGAAGGTAagtcatgggcaaacttaggggctg gctatgagagaGCAGACCCCACTAAGGACCAGCTAAGTATCAGCTTGTTACACTGA